A single genomic interval of Agarivorans aestuarii harbors:
- the fmdA gene encoding formamidase has protein sequence MAETIIKIDLNKSAYENEKLHNRWHPDIPMAATVKPGDDFILECVDWTGGQIKNDDDASDVRDVDLSQVHFLSGPVGVEGAEPGDLLEVDILDIGTFDDSQWGFNGFFSKQNGGGFLTEHFPEAQKSIWDFNGMFTKSRHIPGVEFAGLIHPGLIGCLPDKKMLDEWNRREKELFDTDPERVPMLAALPYAPTAHMGKMKPDDAKVAAEEGARTVPPREHGGNCDIKDLSRGSKIYFPVYVKGAGLSVGDLHFSQGDGEITFCGAIEMAGWIHLRVNLIKDGMSKYAIKNPIFKPSPITPRYDDYLIFEGISVDEDGKQHYLDANVAYRQACLNAIEYLKKFGYSGAQAYSLLGTAPVQGHLSGVVDVPNSCATLWLPTDIFEFDIKPNADGPTKYLDGSVDMPLAPDLDK, from the coding sequence ATGGCAGAAACAATAATCAAGATTGACTTAAACAAATCGGCTTACGAAAACGAGAAGTTACATAATCGCTGGCACCCAGATATTCCTATGGCGGCCACCGTAAAACCGGGTGACGATTTCATTTTAGAATGTGTAGATTGGACCGGCGGGCAAATCAAAAACGATGACGATGCCTCGGATGTGCGCGATGTAGATTTATCTCAGGTGCACTTTTTATCTGGCCCGGTTGGGGTAGAGGGAGCAGAGCCAGGTGATTTATTAGAAGTGGATATCTTAGATATTGGCACCTTTGATGATTCACAATGGGGCTTTAACGGCTTCTTTTCTAAGCAAAATGGTGGCGGCTTTTTAACTGAACATTTTCCTGAAGCGCAAAAATCGATTTGGGATTTCAACGGCATGTTCACTAAATCTCGTCATATTCCTGGGGTAGAGTTTGCCGGGTTGATTCACCCCGGTCTAATTGGCTGCTTGCCCGACAAAAAGATGTTGGATGAGTGGAACCGCCGAGAGAAGGAGCTGTTTGATACAGACCCTGAACGAGTACCGATGTTAGCGGCACTGCCTTACGCACCAACTGCTCACATGGGCAAAATGAAGCCCGATGATGCAAAAGTAGCCGCCGAAGAAGGTGCTAGAACCGTTCCGCCGCGTGAGCATGGCGGCAACTGTGACATTAAAGACTTATCGCGTGGTTCTAAAATCTACTTCCCGGTGTATGTAAAAGGCGCGGGTTTGTCGGTAGGCGATTTACACTTTAGCCAAGGTGACGGCGAAATTACCTTCTGTGGTGCTATTGAAATGGCCGGCTGGATCCACTTAAGGGTCAATTTGATTAAAGACGGTATGTCTAAGTATGCGATTAAAAACCCTATCTTTAAACCAAGCCCAATTACGCCGCGCTACGATGACTACCTAATCTTTGAAGGTATTTCGGTTGATGAAGATGGCAAGCAACATTACTTGGATGCCAACGTGGCTTATCGCCAAGCCTGTTTAAATGCCATTGAGTACCTCAAGAAATTTGGTTATAGCGGCGCGCAGGCTTATTCATTGCTTGGTACTGCGCCAGTACAAGGCCACTTAAGCGGGGTAGTGGATGTACCTAACTCCTGTGCGACGTTATGGTTACCTACCGATATCTTTGAGTTTGACATTAAGCCGAATGCAGATGGGCCAACTAAGTATTTAGATGGCAGTGTCGATATGCCTTTGGCTCCAGACTTAGATAAATAG
- a CDS encoding zinc ribbon domain-containing protein, with protein sequence MPVYDYKCAEHGLFYELATMADSAKPAKCPKCEALSARVIVLPPEILDMAAETKQAIERNEKARHEPQHSTVDTRAENAEKLKKGCGCKHTKRGGSKLLYTANGEKMFPSMRPWMISH encoded by the coding sequence ATGCCAGTTTATGACTATAAATGCGCCGAACATGGTTTGTTCTACGAGCTAGCCACTATGGCCGATAGCGCTAAACCTGCTAAGTGCCCAAAGTGTGAGGCTTTGTCCGCTAGGGTTATCGTGTTGCCTCCCGAGATATTGGATATGGCCGCCGAAACCAAGCAGGCGATTGAGCGTAACGAGAAAGCGCGGCATGAGCCGCAGCATTCAACGGTGGATACGCGGGCCGAAAATGCCGAAAAGCTTAAAAAAGGCTGCGGCTGTAAGCATACCAAGCGCGGAGGCTCTAAGCTGCTGTATACCGCTAATGGCGAGAAAATGTTCCCGTCTATGCGGCCTTGGATGATTAGCCATTAA
- the lgt gene encoding prolipoprotein diacylglyceryl transferase, with protein MVSTPLQFPEIDPIAISIGPLDVRWYGLMYLFGFLFAMWLGNRMADKPGSGWTRAEVSDLLFYGFVGVIIGGRIGYVLFYQFPQFLDDPLYLFKIWTGGMSFHGGLLGVITAMMWFAHRTKRHFFTVADFIAPLIPFGLATGRLGNFMNGELWGRATDMPWGMVFPSGGMVARHPSQLYEFALEGVLLLVILLVYAKRKPPMGAISGAFLLGYGCFRFIIEFFREPDSHLGLLSLGMSMGQILSLPMIIFGALFITWAYRRNTKESKA; from the coding sequence ATCGTGTCTACACCTTTGCAATTTCCTGAGATTGATCCGATTGCGATTAGCATCGGACCATTAGACGTACGCTGGTACGGTTTAATGTACTTATTTGGCTTTTTATTTGCGATGTGGTTAGGCAACCGTATGGCCGATAAGCCCGGTAGTGGTTGGACACGCGCCGAAGTGAGTGATTTGCTTTTCTATGGTTTCGTCGGTGTGATTATAGGTGGCCGTATTGGCTACGTGCTGTTCTATCAGTTCCCACAGTTTTTAGATGATCCTTTATACCTATTCAAAATATGGACTGGCGGCATGTCATTCCACGGTGGTTTGTTAGGTGTAATCACCGCCATGATGTGGTTTGCTCACCGCACTAAGCGCCACTTTTTCACGGTTGCTGACTTTATTGCACCATTAATTCCTTTTGGCTTAGCCACAGGGCGACTCGGCAACTTTATGAATGGCGAACTATGGGGACGCGCTACCGATATGCCTTGGGGAATGGTTTTCCCAAGTGGTGGCATGGTGGCAAGACACCCTTCACAGCTTTATGAGTTTGCCCTAGAAGGCGTATTGTTGCTGGTTATTTTATTAGTTTATGCCAAACGCAAACCGCCAATGGGCGCTATTTCAGGTGCTTTCTTGCTCGGCTATGGCTGTTTCCGCTTCATTATTGAGTTTTTCCGAGAGCCCGACAGCCATTTAGGTTTGTTAAGTTTAGGCATGAGCATGGGGCAAATTTTGTCTTTGCCTATGATTATATTTGGCGCCTTATTTATCACTTGGGCTTATCGTCGCAACACCAAAGAGAGTAAAGCATGA
- the rpsP gene encoding 30S ribosomal protein S16 — translation MVTIRLQRGGAKKRPFYQVVVTDSRNSRDGRFIEKLGFFNPIAKGQEERIRLEQDRIDHWVGQGAAVSNRVAKLIKDSKAA, via the coding sequence ATGGTTACCATTCGTTTGCAACGTGGCGGCGCTAAGAAGCGTCCATTCTATCAAGTAGTTGTTACTGATAGCCGTAATTCACGTGACGGTCGCTTCATTGAGAAATTAGGTTTTTTCAATCCGATCGCCAAAGGTCAAGAAGAGCGTATTCGCTTGGAACAAGACCGCATTGATCACTGGGTTGGCCAAGGCGCTGCGGTTTCTAACCGTGTAGCTAAGCTAATCAAAGATTCAAAAGCAGCTTAA
- the yjjG gene encoding pyrimidine 5'-nucleotidase gives MKYQWILFDADETLFHFDAFAGLQLMFSRYGVKFEQQDYQHYQTRNLPLWEAYQAGQVNAEQLQQQRFEYWAKQLEQHPQVLNDAFLDAMADICSLLPGAKDLLDALKSKVKMGIITNGFTALQKIRLERTGLSGYFSPLVISEQVGVAKPHKDIFEHAFAQMQQPEKHRVLMVGDNPHSDIQGGINAGIRTCWLNRHGEERPEGIEPHYEVSSLKQLQTLLEAA, from the coding sequence ATGAAGTACCAATGGATATTGTTTGATGCCGATGAGACCTTGTTTCATTTTGACGCCTTTGCCGGCTTACAGTTAATGTTTTCCCGCTATGGGGTTAAGTTTGAGCAACAAGACTATCAACATTACCAAACTCGCAACCTGCCCTTGTGGGAAGCCTATCAAGCCGGCCAGGTGAATGCAGAGCAGCTTCAACAGCAACGCTTTGAGTATTGGGCTAAGCAGCTTGAACAACACCCGCAAGTGCTCAATGATGCCTTCTTAGACGCAATGGCAGACATATGCAGCCTATTACCTGGCGCTAAAGACTTGCTAGATGCACTTAAGAGCAAAGTGAAGATGGGCATTATTACCAACGGTTTTACCGCTCTGCAAAAAATCCGTTTAGAACGCACCGGTTTGAGCGGCTATTTTTCACCTTTGGTTATCTCTGAACAAGTGGGCGTTGCAAAACCGCATAAAGATATATTTGAGCATGCCTTTGCCCAAATGCAGCAGCCGGAAAAACATCGGGTATTAATGGTGGGAGACAATCCACATTCAGATATACAAGGTGGTATTAATGCTGGGATTAGAACTTGCTGGTTAAATCGCCACGGAGAAGAAAGGCCAGAGGGAATAGAGCCGCACTATGAGGTGAGTTCGCTTAAGCAACTGCAAACCCTGTTAGAAGCCGCTTAG
- the rplS gene encoding 50S ribosomal protein L19, which yields MSNIIKQLEEEQLKQDVPAFAPGDTVVVQVKVKEGNRERLQAFEGVVIAKRNRGLHSAFTVRKISSGEGVERAFQTHSPLVESITVKRRGDVRRSKLYYLRELSGKKARIKEKLAK from the coding sequence ATGAGCAATATCATTAAACAGCTCGAAGAAGAGCAATTGAAGCAAGACGTACCTGCGTTCGCACCTGGTGACACAGTTGTAGTTCAGGTAAAAGTAAAAGAAGGTAACCGTGAGCGTCTACAGGCGTTTGAAGGTGTGGTAATTGCTAAGCGTAACCGTGGTTTACACTCTGCATTTACTGTACGTAAAATTTCAAGCGGTGAAGGCGTTGAGCGTGCATTCCAAACTCATAGCCCGCTAGTTGAGAGTATTACTGTTAAGCGTCGTGGTGACGTTCGTCGTTCTAAGCTTTACTACTTGCGTGAACTTTCTGGTAAGAAAGCACGTATTAAAGAAAAATTGGCTAAATAA
- a CDS encoding ribosome alternative rescue factor ArfA — MAKKKVAKLLAHEHGRGQINDNAIKALVTSQLFKAKVERPKKGKGSYTRKGHKLKGNAPFDFLGLTQTKRLLTGFAVA, encoded by the coding sequence ATGGCTAAGAAAAAAGTCGCTAAGTTGTTAGCGCATGAGCACGGTCGTGGGCAAATTAACGACAATGCAATTAAGGCGCTGGTTACCAGCCAGTTATTTAAAGCAAAAGTTGAACGGCCGAAAAAAGGCAAAGGTTCATACACTAGAAAGGGGCATAAGCTGAAGGGCAATGCCCCTTTCGACTTTTTGGGATTAACTCAAACTAAGCGGCTTCTAACAGGGTTTGCAGTTGCTTAA
- a CDS encoding isoamylase early set domain-containing protein: MPLKKQYLKSKPEVKVTFEIEKEATQEAEQIFLLAEFNEWQPIELTKLKNGKFKVVVNVPTDQKSSYQFKYKLCLSDGAEAYDNDWAADSYQPNGVDGDNSVLEVA, from the coding sequence ATGCCGTTGAAGAAGCAATACCTAAAATCGAAGCCAGAAGTAAAAGTTACCTTTGAAATTGAGAAGGAAGCCACTCAAGAAGCGGAGCAAATTTTCTTGCTAGCTGAGTTTAACGAATGGCAACCTATAGAACTTACTAAGCTAAAAAACGGTAAGTTCAAAGTAGTGGTAAACGTGCCAACAGATCAAAAAAGCAGCTACCAGTTTAAATACAAACTTTGCTTGAGCGATGGTGCAGAAGCCTATGACAATGACTGGGCAGCAGATAGCTACCAACCAAATGGCGTGGATGGTGACAACTCTGTACTTGAAGTGGCTTAA
- the ptsP gene encoding phosphoenolpyruvate--protein phosphotransferase: MLGELRAIVEQVSNADTLDSALAILVEKIRLTMHTDCCSVYVMDSQQQNLVLRATHGLASEAVGKAIMPLGEGVVGQVAVREEPINLADARLNPHFKYLPETAEDGFFSFLGTPITHQRKVLGVLVVQQSETRSFDQSEESFLVTLAAHLAGVLANTDFQTVLQEPTKHKWTEAIKAGSSSSGIAIAKAWINRSTGALEQQVVEKAEDSEHQLQRFDVALEITRDEFYSLAIKLSEQLPKDVASIFDVYQHMLADASLAGDIRRKINEGYQVEGALRLVIEHYVQQFEEMNDPYLKERAVDVKDVGLRLLHALELGPSAEIIPSEPVIVVAEEVTATMFAKIPRKFLAGVISQRGAANSHAAILARAMGIPALMGLSFNVNKLRGCELILDGYSGELFVEPDKIVRDEYIALLAQESELNSLVQQDLDKPAVSIDGENVEMLINAGLSADSDIAINAGADGVGLYRTEVPFLMQDRFPSEDEQFVRYRDILNSYRGKDVCMRTLDVGGDKQLPYFPIVEENPFLGWRGIRLTLDHPEIFLVQARAMYRSAIECGNLSIMLPMISCLNEVDEASRLLEQAWAEVVDELDLREPPERPKHGVMLEVPSVLFLLPELAQRVDFWSVGSNDLTQYLLAVDRNNTRVAELFDTFHPAVVRALKQIIEQANLHNTPVSFCGELAGEPVGALLVLALGYRRLSMSSFNLAKIKYIIRHVNLSELTALREKILQCQSGSAIYSLLYGYLEQQNLSQLVRVSKH; the protein is encoded by the coding sequence GTGTTAGGAGAGTTACGCGCCATTGTTGAACAGGTAAGCAATGCCGATACTCTCGACAGTGCTTTAGCTATCTTGGTTGAAAAGATCCGCCTCACTATGCATACCGATTGTTGTTCGGTATACGTTATGGACTCGCAGCAGCAAAACCTGGTACTGCGAGCAACTCATGGTCTTGCCAGCGAAGCCGTTGGCAAAGCTATTATGCCCTTAGGTGAAGGAGTGGTGGGCCAAGTTGCCGTTCGTGAAGAGCCGATTAACTTAGCCGATGCTCGCTTAAATCCGCACTTCAAGTATCTCCCAGAAACTGCCGAAGACGGTTTCTTTTCATTTCTTGGCACTCCAATAACCCATCAACGAAAAGTGTTGGGTGTATTAGTTGTTCAGCAATCAGAAACCCGCAGTTTTGACCAAAGTGAAGAGTCGTTTTTGGTTACACTGGCTGCACATTTAGCCGGGGTATTAGCCAATACCGATTTTCAAACGGTGTTACAAGAACCTACCAAACATAAGTGGACTGAAGCCATTAAGGCCGGTTCTAGCTCCAGCGGCATTGCCATTGCTAAGGCCTGGATAAATCGCTCTACCGGCGCCTTAGAGCAGCAAGTTGTAGAAAAGGCTGAAGACAGCGAGCATCAATTACAGCGCTTCGATGTTGCCTTAGAGATTACTCGAGATGAATTTTATAGTTTAGCGATTAAGCTGTCTGAGCAGTTGCCTAAAGATGTTGCTTCCATCTTCGATGTTTATCAACACATGCTGGCTGATGCCAGCTTAGCAGGGGATATTCGCCGCAAAATTAATGAGGGCTATCAGGTCGAAGGCGCACTGCGTTTAGTGATAGAACACTACGTGCAGCAGTTTGAAGAAATGAACGACCCCTACTTAAAAGAGCGGGCTGTGGATGTAAAAGATGTAGGTTTACGTTTGCTGCATGCCTTGGAGTTAGGCCCTAGCGCAGAAATTATTCCTAGTGAGCCGGTGATTGTGGTTGCTGAGGAAGTTACTGCCACTATGTTCGCAAAAATCCCGCGTAAGTTTTTGGCTGGGGTTATTTCTCAGCGAGGCGCGGCAAACTCACATGCGGCTATTTTAGCCCGTGCCATGGGCATTCCAGCCTTAATGGGTTTAAGTTTTAACGTTAATAAGTTGCGCGGCTGCGAGCTTATTTTAGATGGCTACTCCGGTGAGTTGTTTGTTGAGCCAGACAAAATTGTTCGTGATGAGTACATTGCCTTATTAGCCCAAGAGAGCGAGCTAAATAGTTTAGTTCAGCAAGATTTGGATAAACCTGCCGTAAGTATCGACGGTGAAAACGTCGAAATGTTGATTAATGCCGGCCTTAGTGCCGATAGCGACATAGCGATAAATGCGGGTGCCGATGGCGTGGGTTTGTATCGTACCGAAGTGCCATTTTTGATGCAGGACCGCTTTCCCTCTGAAGACGAACAGTTTGTCCGTTATCGCGATATTCTAAATAGCTATCGTGGTAAAGATGTGTGTATGCGCACCCTTGACGTGGGTGGTGATAAGCAGCTTCCGTATTTCCCTATAGTTGAAGAAAACCCATTTTTAGGTTGGCGTGGTATTCGCCTAACCCTCGATCACCCGGAGATATTTTTGGTGCAGGCAAGGGCGATGTATCGCTCCGCCATCGAATGCGGAAATTTGAGCATTATGTTGCCGATGATAAGTTGTCTTAATGAGGTAGACGAAGCCTCGCGTTTACTGGAGCAAGCCTGGGCTGAAGTAGTTGATGAATTAGACTTGCGCGAGCCACCTGAGCGGCCTAAACATGGTGTGATGTTAGAAGTACCCTCGGTCTTGTTTTTGTTGCCCGAATTAGCCCAGCGGGTCGACTTTTGGTCGGTAGGCAGCAACGATTTAACTCAGTACTTATTAGCCGTAGACAGAAACAATACCCGCGTTGCGGAGCTGTTTGATACTTTCCATCCGGCTGTGGTTCGTGCATTAAAACAAATTATCGAACAAGCTAACTTGCATAATACTCCGGTGAGTTTTTGTGGTGAGCTTGCGGGCGAGCCAGTTGGGGCCTTACTGGTCTTGGCTTTAGGTTACCGCCGCTTAAGTATGTCGAGTTTTAACTTAGCCAAAATTAAGTACATTATTCGCCATGTAAACCTTAGCGAATTGACGGCTTTGCGTGAAAAAATTCTGCAATGCCAAAGTGGCTCGGCCATCTACAGTTTATTGTATGGCTATCTGGAGCAGCAGAACTTGTCGCAGCTGGTACGTGTTAGTAAACATTAA
- the rimM gene encoding ribosome maturation factor RimM (Essential for efficient processing of 16S rRNA), translating into MSNKEQPIVLGRLGAVYGIKGWLKVNSFTEDAEAVFNYQPWLIGRSGEYTSIEVTEWRRHSKSFIVKLEGYDVREQAQSLTGMDIAALPEVLPELAEDEYYWRDLMGMQVVNRSGYNFGHVTDLMETGSNDVLVVKANLKDAFGKKERLIPFIESQIIDNVDRESQTITVDWDPSF; encoded by the coding sequence ATGAGCAATAAAGAACAGCCCATCGTACTGGGTCGCCTCGGTGCCGTATATGGTATTAAAGGGTGGCTAAAAGTTAACTCGTTCACTGAAGATGCAGAAGCTGTATTTAACTATCAGCCTTGGTTGATAGGTCGTTCTGGCGAATATACTTCAATTGAAGTGACAGAATGGCGGCGACACAGCAAATCTTTCATCGTTAAGCTTGAGGGCTACGATGTAAGAGAACAAGCACAGAGTTTAACCGGAATGGATATTGCGGCTTTGCCGGAAGTTCTGCCGGAACTTGCTGAAGATGAATATTACTGGCGTGACCTTATGGGCATGCAAGTAGTTAATCGCAGTGGGTATAACTTCGGACATGTGACCGATTTAATGGAAACAGGTTCTAATGATGTCTTGGTTGTGAAAGCCAATTTAAAAGATGCCTTTGGCAAAAAGGAACGGTTAATCCCGTTCATAGAGTCTCAGATAATTGATAACGTCGATCGCGAGTCTCAAACTATTACTGTTGATTGGGACCCTAGTTTCTAG
- the trmD gene encoding tRNA (guanosine(37)-N1)-methyltransferase TrmD — protein MAEQTPQLWVGIVSLFPEMFSAISEYGVTGRAVKRGLIKIECWNPRDFTHDKHRTVDDRPYGGGPGMLMMVQPLRDAIHAAKQAAGDGVKVIYMSPQGRTLKQDGVIELAQQQKLIIVAGRYEGIDERLIQAEVDEEWSIGDYVLSGGELPAMNMIDAVSRLIPGVLGDKASAEQDSFSDGLLDCPHYTRPEVLDGQTVPEVLLSGNHKKIEEWRYKQALGRTYLRRPELLENLALTDKQEKILAEFIQEQTPLDSK, from the coding sequence ATGGCTGAGCAAACACCACAATTGTGGGTGGGAATAGTAAGTCTATTCCCGGAAATGTTTTCTGCCATAAGCGAGTACGGTGTAACAGGGCGTGCGGTAAAACGTGGCCTTATTAAGATTGAGTGTTGGAATCCTCGTGATTTTACTCATGACAAACATCGTACAGTGGACGACCGACCTTACGGCGGTGGACCTGGCATGTTAATGATGGTGCAACCTTTACGGGATGCTATTCATGCTGCTAAACAGGCTGCTGGTGATGGGGTTAAGGTGATTTATATGTCACCGCAAGGGCGTACCTTGAAGCAAGATGGAGTAATAGAGTTAGCTCAACAGCAAAAGCTGATTATAGTTGCTGGTCGCTATGAAGGCATTGACGAACGCTTGATTCAAGCGGAAGTTGATGAAGAATGGTCGATTGGTGATTATGTGTTAAGCGGTGGTGAGCTGCCAGCAATGAATATGATAGACGCCGTCTCGCGGTTAATTCCGGGAGTACTGGGGGATAAAGCTTCAGCTGAGCAGGATTCATTCTCTGATGGATTATTGGATTGTCCACACTATACTCGTCCAGAAGTTTTGGATGGGCAAACAGTACCCGAGGTACTGTTAAGTGGTAACCATAAAAAAATTGAAGAATGGCGCTACAAACAAGCACTTGGGCGAACCTATTTGAGGCGACCGGAGTTATTGGAGAATCTAGCTCTGACTGACAAGCAAGAAAAGATTCTTGCTGAGTTTATCCAAGAGCAAACGCCCTTGGATAGTAAATAA
- the mutH gene encoding DNA mismatch repair endonuclease MutH: protein MTAKPQSETELFERAQSLAGLSLGELAHREGFAIPKDLKREKGWSGQLLEWCLGASAGSKPIQDFPELGIELKTIPIDASGKPLESTYVCITPLCNVTGSTWHNSNVYNKLSRVLWIPILAERHIPLDHRVVANPILWSPNTQQELLLRSDWEEIMEKIAFGQIEQITARHGQVLQLRPKAANNKARTNAIGPNGQLIQTLPRGYYLRTKFTAALLQDYFQL, encoded by the coding sequence ATGACAGCTAAACCACAAAGTGAAACAGAACTCTTCGAACGCGCTCAGTCATTAGCAGGATTGAGCTTAGGTGAACTTGCACATCGCGAAGGTTTTGCCATTCCAAAAGATTTAAAAAGAGAAAAAGGCTGGAGTGGTCAATTGCTCGAATGGTGCCTAGGTGCCAGTGCCGGCAGCAAACCTATTCAAGATTTTCCAGAGCTGGGCATAGAACTTAAAACCATCCCTATTGATGCTTCGGGTAAACCGCTAGAGAGCACCTATGTATGTATCACTCCGCTGTGTAATGTAACCGGCTCGACATGGCATAATAGCAATGTGTATAACAAGCTATCACGGGTATTGTGGATCCCTATTTTAGCGGAGCGGCATATTCCTTTAGATCATCGCGTTGTGGCCAATCCCATCTTATGGAGCCCAAATACCCAGCAAGAACTACTGCTCCGATCAGATTGGGAAGAAATCATGGAAAAGATTGCTTTTGGTCAGATTGAACAAATTACTGCGCGCCATGGTCAAGTCCTGCAGTTACGCCCTAAAGCCGCTAATAACAAGGCTCGCACCAATGCGATCGGCCCAAATGGCCAGCTAATTCAAACCCTTCCTCGTGGTTATTACTTAAGAACAAAGTTCACCGCAGCGCTACTTCAAGACTACTTTCAACTGTAA
- a CDS encoding thymidylate synthase, whose translation MKQYLDLCKRIVDEGTWIENKRTGKRCLTVINADLEYDVANNEFPLVTTRKSYWKAAIAELLGYIRGLDNAADFKALGTPTWLANANENEAWLNNPARKGENDMGRVYGVQGRSWRKPEGGSVDQLKKIVDDLSKGIDDRGEILSFYNPGEFHLGCLRPCMHTHTFSLVGDTLYLTSSQRSCDVPLGQNFNQIQVYTFLALMAQITGHKPGKAYHKIVNAHIYEDQLELMRDVQLKREPFASPKLHINPKIKSLEDLETWVTLDDFEVTDYQFHDPIAYPFSV comes from the coding sequence ATGAAACAGTATTTAGACCTATGCAAACGGATTGTTGATGAAGGCACTTGGATTGAAAACAAACGCACCGGTAAGCGTTGTTTAACAGTGATTAATGCTGATCTTGAATACGATGTTGCTAATAATGAGTTCCCGCTAGTTACCACGCGTAAAAGCTATTGGAAAGCGGCGATTGCCGAGCTACTTGGTTATATTCGCGGTTTAGATAATGCTGCTGATTTTAAGGCACTTGGTACGCCTACTTGGTTGGCTAACGCTAACGAAAACGAAGCGTGGTTGAACAACCCAGCTCGTAAAGGCGAAAATGACATGGGGCGGGTTTACGGTGTACAAGGCCGTTCTTGGCGCAAGCCAGAAGGTGGCTCGGTGGATCAGCTTAAGAAGATTGTTGATGACTTGTCTAAAGGCATTGATGATCGCGGTGAAATACTATCTTTTTATAATCCGGGTGAATTTCACTTAGGCTGTTTGCGCCCTTGTATGCACACGCATACCTTTTCTCTAGTGGGGGACACGCTTTACCTTACTTCGTCACAGCGTTCTTGTGATGTACCACTTGGACAGAATTTTAACCAAATTCAGGTTTACACTTTCTTGGCCTTGATGGCACAAATCACTGGTCATAAACCCGGTAAGGCTTATCACAAAATTGTTAATGCCCACATCTATGAAGATCAGCTGGAGTTGATGAGAGACGTTCAGCTAAAGCGTGAACCATTTGCTTCACCTAAGTTACATATCAATCCAAAGATAAAGTCTTTAGAAGACTTAGAAACTTGGGTAACACTGGATGACTTTGAAGTGACTGATTACCAGTTCCACGATCCTATCGCTTATCCATTTTCGGTGTAA
- the rppH gene encoding RNA pyrophosphohydrolase yields MIDGDGYRPNVGIVICNQRGQVLWARRYGQHSWQFPQGGVDEGESAEQAMYRELHEEVGLLPQDVKIVATTRHWLRYKLPKRLIRWDSPPVCIGQKQKWFLLRLVGKESNIKFDRCGHPEFDDWRWVSYWYPVRQVVSFKREVYRRALKEFVTAAMPFNRSEKHQGKDKRRRYKKRKGA; encoded by the coding sequence GTGATTGATGGGGATGGTTATCGTCCCAACGTAGGCATCGTTATTTGTAATCAGCGTGGTCAAGTTTTATGGGCACGTAGATATGGTCAACATTCATGGCAGTTCCCTCAGGGAGGCGTAGACGAGGGAGAGTCTGCTGAACAAGCGATGTATCGTGAGTTACATGAAGAAGTCGGCTTGTTGCCGCAAGATGTAAAAATTGTAGCAACAACCAGACATTGGCTGCGTTATAAATTACCAAAGCGCTTAATTCGTTGGGATAGTCCGCCGGTTTGTATCGGACAAAAGCAAAAGTGGTTTTTGCTCCGCTTAGTGGGCAAAGAATCTAATATAAAATTTGATCGCTGTGGCCACCCAGAGTTTGATGATTGGCGTTGGGTGAGTTATTGGTATCCCGTAAGACAGGTAGTGTCTTTTAAGCGGGAGGTTTATCGCCGAGCATTAAAAGAGTTTGTAACTGCAGCCATGCCGTTCAACCGCTCGGAGAAGCACCAAGGAAAAGATAAACGCCGGCGTTATAAAAAGCGAAAAGGAGCTTAG